From one Leptospira stimsonii genomic stretch:
- a CDS encoding dicarboxylate/amino acid:cation symporter, giving the protein MAVFEKLTSLNTKISGHLREKLWLKILIGMGAGILAGVLLGSDLSLVSRDVAQLTTSWLVIPGLLFISLLQMIMVPLIFSSIILGICSAENLENVKKLGIRTVFYFVLTTFVAVAIGISLAIWLEPGKSIVPLKNLQISKIPIPISIPTLDKYPEMFMSFFPKNPFLSITQGEMLNVIVFSCLIGIAILSVTKEISKPILEILNSIFQISMKIVNWAMGLTPFAVFGLMAKAISSIGVELLLTLGKYMSTVLLGLFSVLVVYSIILLIVARRNPFDFYKKIASLQLLAFSTSSSAAVMPVSIQTATEGLGVKKNIAEFIIPVGATVNMDGTALYQAVASIFLAQYYGIDLGPTQLIFLLFTTVGASIGTPSTPGIGIVILATILAGLGIPTEGIGIILGVDRFLDMCRTTINVTGDITASCVMDKLS; this is encoded by the coding sequence ATGGCCGTTTTTGAAAAGCTTACTTCTCTTAATACCAAGATTTCCGGACATTTAAGGGAAAAACTTTGGCTAAAAATTCTCATCGGAATGGGGGCAGGAATTCTTGCAGGCGTTCTGCTCGGATCCGATTTATCTCTTGTTAGCCGAGATGTCGCTCAACTTACTACATCGTGGCTTGTTATTCCTGGACTTCTCTTCATAAGTTTACTGCAGATGATCATGGTGCCGTTGATTTTCTCTTCTATTATTCTCGGAATTTGTTCCGCTGAAAATCTGGAGAATGTCAAAAAACTTGGAATCAGGACCGTTTTTTATTTCGTTTTAACTACGTTTGTTGCCGTTGCGATCGGAATCTCGTTAGCGATTTGGCTCGAACCGGGGAAATCAATCGTTCCTTTAAAAAATTTGCAAATTTCTAAAATCCCGATTCCGATCAGTATCCCGACTTTGGATAAATATCCTGAGATGTTCATGTCGTTCTTTCCCAAAAATCCATTTCTTTCCATTACTCAGGGAGAAATGTTAAACGTCATCGTATTCTCTTGTTTGATCGGAATCGCGATTCTTTCAGTCACGAAAGAAATTTCCAAACCCATTTTGGAAATCCTAAACTCGATTTTTCAGATCAGCATGAAAATCGTGAACTGGGCTATGGGCCTTACTCCCTTCGCGGTTTTCGGTCTTATGGCAAAAGCGATCTCATCCATCGGTGTGGAACTTCTTTTAACGTTAGGAAAGTATATGAGTACGGTTTTACTCGGACTTTTTTCCGTGTTAGTCGTGTATTCGATCATTCTTCTCATAGTCGCGAGAAGAAATCCTTTCGACTTTTATAAAAAGATCGCGAGTCTTCAACTCCTTGCATTTTCAACTTCGAGCTCGGCCGCGGTAATGCCCGTTTCCATTCAAACCGCGACTGAAGGTTTAGGAGTAAAGAAGAATATAGCGGAGTTTATTATTCCCGTTGGTGCAACCGTAAACATGGATGGAACAGCGTTGTATCAGGCCGTAGCATCCATCTTTTTGGCTCAGTATTATGGAATCGACTTAGGTCCAACACAACTTATCTTCTTACTCTTCACAACGGTGGGCGCTTCGATCGGAACCCCAAGTACGCCCGGAATCGGAATTGTTATTTTGGCGACGATTCTTGCGGGACTCGGAATCCCAACCGAAGGAATCGGAATCATTCTTGGAGTGGACCGATTTCTTGATATGTGTAGAACTACGATCAATGTCACCGGAGACATTACTGCCTCTTGTGTCATGGATAAATTGAGCTGA
- a CDS encoding MATE family efflux transporter — protein sequence MKSKFYKLTFYNILANITVPLTGLVDTAILGNLDTHIFMAGAALSGIIFDFIFWMFGFLRMGTTGLTAQASGEKNEKESLFILIRSICLAVLFGTGILLLSPWIKEFGFKVLEGESIVKTAGISYFDARIPGSIAVLCNYVFTGWFLGREKSFYVLIATVIANTINIVLDAYFILELGWEAYGAGLATTISQFGMLSFFLILLLREWRIGSDFKFTWIREKALLSLSGFSSILHLNKDIFLRTLFLIITFSLFRNFSSEMGTEILAANSILHQMILVCAFLVDGAALSTESLAGNLYAEKKWKSLKSLLFLALSVSFLFTTIFLIFLFQFPNITFGSITKSSEILSIIRKYQLWLIPVLEIGTVAFILDGFFIGLTQGRILRNSMLLSTTLFFLPIAYYGKIAKNNHFLWLALTMLMFGRALTLSAKARKFFQTVPVSPIVRTAEK from the coding sequence TTGAAATCGAAATTTTATAAACTCACCTTTTACAACATTCTTGCGAATATTACCGTTCCTTTAACCGGATTGGTGGACACAGCTATATTAGGAAATCTAGATACACATATCTTTATGGCCGGAGCTGCGTTATCGGGAATCATATTTGATTTTATTTTCTGGATGTTCGGATTTCTAAGAATGGGGACGACCGGTTTAACCGCGCAAGCATCTGGAGAAAAGAATGAAAAGGAATCTCTTTTTATTCTAATTCGTTCCATTTGTTTGGCGGTTTTATTTGGAACGGGAATTCTCTTACTTTCCCCTTGGATTAAAGAATTCGGATTTAAAGTTTTAGAAGGAGAATCGATCGTAAAAACCGCAGGCATTTCGTATTTCGATGCGAGAATACCGGGTTCTATCGCTGTTCTTTGTAATTACGTTTTTACGGGTTGGTTTTTAGGAAGAGAAAAAAGTTTTTACGTTCTCATCGCAACCGTTATCGCGAATACCATCAACATTGTGTTAGACGCTTATTTCATTTTAGAATTAGGTTGGGAAGCCTACGGAGCAGGGCTCGCGACGACGATCAGTCAATTCGGTATGTTATCATTCTTCCTTATTCTACTTCTTAGAGAATGGAGAATCGGATCTGATTTTAAATTCACATGGATCCGAGAAAAAGCACTGCTTTCCCTTTCCGGATTCTCGTCTATCCTCCACTTAAACAAGGATATATTTCTAAGGACTCTATTTCTCATAATAACGTTCAGCCTTTTTCGAAACTTTAGCTCTGAAATGGGAACTGAAATTCTCGCGGCGAATTCTATTCTTCATCAAATGATTCTCGTTTGTGCATTTCTTGTCGACGGCGCGGCTCTTTCTACGGAAAGTTTAGCAGGCAATCTGTATGCTGAAAAAAAATGGAAGAGTTTAAAATCCCTTCTGTTTTTGGCGCTTTCAGTAAGTTTTCTATTCACTACGATCTTCTTAATTTTTCTCTTTCAATTTCCGAATATCACCTTCGGATCGATTACGAAAAGTTCTGAAATACTTTCAATTATACGAAAATATCAACTTTGGCTTATTCCCGTTTTGGAAATTGGAACCGTCGCTTTCATTCTCGATGGATTCTTTATCGGCCTTACACAGGGAAGAATTCTGAGAAACTCGATGCTTTTGAGTACAACACTTTTCTTTTTACCAATCGCATACTATGGAAAGATCGCGAAAAACAATCACTTTCTTTGGTTGGCTTTGACAATGCTCATGTTTGGGAGAGCTTTGACACTTTCTGCAAAGGCGAGAAAATTTTTTCAAACGGTTCCTGTTTCACCGATTGTCCGAACCGCTGAAAAATAA
- a CDS encoding site-2 protease family protein, with protein sequence MFLLTFLTLTFQSEFLEIPFLPSQYIKELFFLRLPYSLSLITILLAHEMGHYVAARHYGVKATWPYFIPIPFAPIGTMGAVIRILEPIRNKKQLFDIGIWGPLMSLILSVPCYIIGIYWSSLVPMESLKGNPGVISFGESFFTILVNQWILGPFDPTVQDVWIHPLAQAGWVGLLVTAINLLPFGQLDGGHVIYSVFGEKYRKWIYYLFIGFLLLCFWNFSWLLWGFLIYFIIKVEHPFVPDPVVPLDRFRKIGGLLILFSLIFIFVPSPIQLGTDINRPGLAEELWISLKSVFSGI encoded by the coding sequence CTGTTTCTCCTTACTTTTTTAACTCTGACTTTTCAAAGCGAGTTTCTTGAGATACCCTTTCTGCCTTCACAATATATCAAAGAATTGTTTTTTCTTAGACTTCCTTATTCGCTCTCTTTGATCACAATTCTACTGGCGCATGAGATGGGTCATTATGTGGCCGCGCGTCATTACGGTGTTAAGGCTACTTGGCCCTATTTTATTCCGATTCCATTTGCTCCGATTGGAACAATGGGAGCCGTCATAAGAATTCTAGAACCGATTCGAAATAAAAAACAACTTTTCGATATAGGAATTTGGGGACCGTTGATGAGTTTGATTCTTTCGGTGCCTTGTTATATTATCGGGATTTATTGGTCATCTTTGGTTCCCATGGAATCGTTAAAAGGAAATCCCGGGGTCATTTCTTTCGGAGAATCTTTTTTTACCATCCTCGTGAATCAATGGATTTTAGGACCATTTGATCCGACCGTTCAAGACGTTTGGATTCATCCACTTGCCCAAGCCGGCTGGGTCGGCTTACTCGTGACGGCGATCAACCTTCTTCCCTTTGGTCAATTGGACGGAGGACATGTAATTTATTCCGTTTTTGGTGAAAAATATCGGAAGTGGATTTATTATCTTTTTATAGGCTTTTTACTTTTATGCTTTTGGAATTTCTCCTGGTTGTTGTGGGGTTTTCTGATTTACTTCATCATAAAGGTAGAACACCCGTTTGTCCCTGACCCGGTAGTTCCTTTGGATCGATTTCGGAAAATCGGCGGTCTTTTGATCTTGTTCTCGCTGATTTTTATTTTTGTACCGTCGCCGATCCAGCTTGGAACTGATATAAATAGACCCGGTCTTGCAGAGGAGCTATGGATTTCACTCAAGTCAGTTTTTTCAGGTATTTAG
- the cysE gene encoding serine O-acetyltransferase, translated as MFENIKFIKKYDPAAKSYLEIVLCYPGLHALWFHKVAHLLYRMRLSLIPRMINTFSRFITGIDIHPGAQIANGIMIDHGHGVVIGETATIAKGCLIYQGVTLGGTGKESGKRHPSLQENVVVGAGAKILGNITIGKNVRVGAGSVVMRDVPNDTTVVGIPAKIVRSKMPIGEEGEHMLDHNEIPDPVAKVFSILLERIETLQKEIHSVNHADGGKTLNKTGKDNLEEILDEFIHGGGI; from the coding sequence TTGTTTGAGAATATTAAATTTATTAAGAAGTATGACCCAGCCGCCAAATCGTACCTGGAAATCGTACTTTGTTATCCGGGCCTGCACGCTCTCTGGTTTCACAAGGTGGCACATCTTCTCTATCGGATGAGACTCTCCTTAATCCCAAGGATGATCAATACTTTTTCCAGATTCATAACTGGAATAGACATTCATCCCGGTGCGCAAATCGCAAACGGTATTATGATCGATCATGGTCACGGAGTTGTGATCGGAGAAACCGCAACGATCGCAAAAGGATGTCTGATCTATCAAGGCGTGACCTTAGGAGGAACAGGAAAAGAATCCGGGAAACGTCATCCGTCTTTGCAGGAAAACGTCGTCGTAGGTGCTGGTGCGAAGATTTTGGGAAATATCACGATCGGAAAAAACGTTCGAGTCGGCGCTGGATCGGTAGTTATGAGAGACGTTCCGAACGACACGACTGTGGTGGGAATTCCGGCCAAAATCGTTCGTTCCAAAATGCCGATCGGTGAAGAAGGCGAGCACATGCTCGATCACAATGAAATTCCCGACCCGGTCGCAAAAGTTTTCTCCATCCTTCTTGAAAGGATAGAAACTCTCCAAAAGGAAATTCATTCGGTAAACCACGCAGATGGCGGCAAGACCCTTAACAAAACCGGCAAGGATAACTTAGAAGAAATCCTAGATGAATTTATCCACGGTGGCGGAATTTAA
- the mpl36 gene encoding RlpA family plasminogen-binding lipoprotein MPL36, with the protein MKQIAILVALIIFTSCASVESKRSVSASGDPSEIFFEKEIAPMDRESGSNSASQKPARRSFEEELNVEKYAKAQPPEKTNSSSGDFDEIGMSSWYGSKFHGKPTASGEKFDKTKLTAAHPTLPLGSIIKVQNLENQKEVLVRVNDRGPFVKDRIIDLSEKAADTLEFKDTGVAKVGIKVIKRGGAAGEESEDLENSDDEDALLGDETGKPEKLNPQKTDYPNKQITGGKYIKGSPKGYTVQVGVFRDQGRAETYKSNLGQEYGEKTFMFTRDGLFVIQLGDFANRNAADSLKSKLKTDGIDCFIPKK; encoded by the coding sequence ATGAAACAAATAGCAATCTTAGTTGCCCTGATTATTTTTACATCTTGCGCATCCGTTGAGTCAAAACGGAGCGTCAGTGCGTCCGGAGATCCGTCCGAGATTTTCTTTGAAAAAGAAATCGCTCCGATGGATAGGGAATCCGGCTCAAACTCAGCTTCGCAAAAACCTGCGAGACGTTCTTTTGAAGAAGAACTGAACGTTGAAAAATACGCAAAGGCTCAACCTCCAGAAAAAACGAATTCTTCTTCCGGAGATTTTGATGAGATCGGAATGTCCTCTTGGTATGGTTCCAAATTCCATGGAAAACCGACCGCGAGCGGAGAGAAATTCGATAAGACAAAACTGACTGCGGCGCATCCGACTCTTCCACTCGGGTCCATCATCAAGGTTCAGAATTTAGAAAATCAAAAAGAAGTTTTAGTTCGTGTAAACGACCGAGGCCCTTTTGTAAAAGATAGAATCATCGATCTTTCGGAAAAAGCGGCGGATACTCTCGAATTCAAAGACACGGGAGTGGCAAAGGTCGGAATCAAGGTGATCAAACGTGGTGGTGCGGCCGGAGAAGAATCGGAAGATCTTGAAAATTCCGATGACGAAGACGCTTTGTTAGGTGATGAAACCGGAAAACCGGAAAAACTGAATCCTCAAAAAACGGATTATCCGAACAAACAAATCACCGGCGGAAAATACATCAAAGGTTCACCGAAAGGTTACACGGTTCAAGTAGGAGTTTTTCGAGATCAAGGAAGAGCGGAAACGTACAAATCAAATCTTGGTCAAGAATATGGGGAAAAAACTTTCATGTTCACGAGGGACGGTTTGTTTGTCATTCAGTTGGGCGATTTTGCAAATAGAAACGCCGCGGATTCATTGAAGTCCAAATTAAAGACGGACGGAATCGATTGTTTCATTCCAAAAAAGTAA
- a CDS encoding tetratricopeptide repeat protein, translating into MTGTDISRIFNQALSLEKEGKFPEAIRLYEKIIQAQPKYQKSYLNLGALHSKQGNSRKAIEVYQEALAVGKTPELYYNIGVELYRLGEIETSIRSLKKSLELEKRFLKSHILLAYCYRQLEKDEKTELYLNNAIRIDPNNRMALTALATFHFEKERWKECLEIASKVHQLYPGDSRMQVLISEVHTRLGNFKQSFEILKQATSQAKGFTRFSDAIEESKKNPEEVAFFESLEKLTKNKLEEFRSKFEMSKENPEDFTPPSPQDALDLSLMYLFHGDKERALKYMLYAQKQLEETGAPES; encoded by the coding sequence ATGACCGGGACCGATATCAGTAGAATCTTCAATCAAGCTCTTTCCTTGGAAAAGGAAGGCAAATTCCCGGAGGCGATTCGGCTTTACGAAAAAATCATCCAAGCACAACCTAAGTATCAGAAATCATATTTAAATCTCGGAGCTCTCCATTCTAAACAAGGGAATTCGAGAAAGGCGATCGAAGTTTACCAGGAAGCGCTCGCCGTCGGCAAAACTCCTGAGCTTTACTATAATATCGGAGTCGAACTTTATCGATTGGGGGAAATCGAAACCTCCATCCGTTCTCTCAAAAAATCACTCGAACTCGAAAAGCGTTTTTTAAAATCGCATATCCTTCTCGCCTACTGTTATCGTCAGTTGGAGAAAGACGAGAAAACAGAACTCTACTTAAACAATGCGATTCGGATCGATCCGAACAATCGAATGGCGCTAACCGCATTGGCGACCTTTCATTTTGAAAAAGAGCGTTGGAAAGAATGTCTCGAAATCGCAAGCAAAGTGCATCAACTCTATCCTGGGGATTCTCGGATGCAGGTTTTGATTTCCGAGGTTCACACTCGACTTGGAAACTTCAAACAATCCTTCGAAATTCTCAAACAAGCGACTTCTCAAGCAAAAGGGTTTACTCGTTTTTCGGACGCGATAGAAGAATCCAAAAAAAATCCGGAGGAAGTCGCCTTTTTTGAATCCTTGGAAAAGCTTACAAAAAACAAATTGGAAGAATTTCGTTCCAAATTCGAGATGAGTAAGGAGAATCCGGAAGACTTCACACCTCCAAGTCCTCAGGATGCACTTGATCTTTCACTCATGTATTTGTTCCATGGTGATAAAGAACGAGCTCTGAAGTATATGCTCTATGCTCAGAAACAATTGGAAGAAACTGGTGCTCCGGAATCCTAA
- a CDS encoding tetratricopeptide repeat protein: MLRNNWKKLVLRNPKSYLSLLITIVVLNNCIYPIREAEVLETDVSFLYMNSAEFSQAELEKVNSLWSVRGFRGKGTSAEDKNNLGILFAKNSFLDDAELSWKECLKLSSSNPICFSNLLRMHFIIDEYDSAKEEIEIFLKSAKKDQIQQLRKILNSQNRKEETVLLLDVQSRIPGMELVSWEELSVYFLEKQDFEKGYYYLERILQINPYHKNARASMVLLAHDMEKWDDLLMFAMNLQSTDDKIPDLSYYIAKAYYEKRNYSDAMEWIRKSPDSERETLAFVELWKRVLLSINPNSDLSPIQPYIRRLQNKGLQIREEEILPTLNSSGKKTVEDIKVGR, translated from the coding sequence ATGCTCAGAAACAATTGGAAGAAACTGGTGCTCCGGAATCCTAAAAGTTATTTATCCCTCCTCATAACGATCGTAGTTTTAAACAATTGTATTTATCCGATTCGGGAAGCCGAAGTTTTAGAAACGGACGTTTCTTTTTTGTATATGAACTCGGCTGAATTCTCTCAAGCCGAATTGGAAAAAGTAAATTCCCTTTGGTCCGTTAGAGGATTTAGAGGCAAGGGGACAAGCGCAGAAGATAAGAATAATTTAGGAATTCTTTTTGCGAAGAATTCCTTTTTGGACGACGCGGAACTTTCTTGGAAAGAATGTCTCAAACTTTCTTCTTCCAATCCGATCTGTTTTTCAAATCTGCTTAGAATGCACTTTATCATCGACGAATACGATTCGGCAAAAGAGGAAATCGAAATCTTTTTGAAATCGGCGAAAAAAGATCAGATTCAACAGCTTCGAAAAATTTTAAATTCTCAAAATCGAAAAGAAGAAACGGTTCTCCTTCTCGACGTTCAATCGAGAATTCCAGGGATGGAATTGGTTTCTTGGGAAGAATTGAGCGTGTATTTTTTAGAAAAACAGGATTTTGAAAAGGGATATTACTATCTGGAAAGAATCCTTCAGATCAATCCGTATCATAAAAACGCCCGAGCATCTATGGTCTTGCTCGCTCACGATATGGAAAAATGGGATGATCTCCTGATGTTTGCGATGAATCTTCAATCGACGGACGATAAAATCCCTGATCTGAGTTATTACATTGCGAAAGCATATTATGAAAAACGAAACTATTCCGATGCGATGGAATGGATTCGCAAAAGCCCCGACTCAGAAAGGGAAACCCTTGCGTTCGTGGAACTTTGGAAACGCGTTCTATTATCGATCAATCCGAATAGCGATTTGAGTCCCATTCAACCCTACATTCGAAGATTACAAAACAAAGGACTTCAAATTCGCGAAGAGGAAATTCTACCTACTCTAAATTCTTCCGGGAAAAAAACCGTAGAAGATATCAAGGTCGGACGTTAG
- the folP gene encoding dihydropteroate synthase, producing the protein METSKEPNSSQHSPVIFGVLNITEDSFSDGGKFLTLPASQAKAESLLSEGADVIDIGAQSSNVQSGLVGPEIEWTRMHALIPKWIEKKMRISVDSFQPEVIRKSLEAGVEFINHIRGFVDKQSIYEASKFAGTDRKFVLMYSHNHSNRPETSSHLTTENVIREIRLFFRDRKKEMLESGISPDQLIFDPGMGFFLSPDFQISFEVLKKIKTLQEEFSPMMVSVTKKSFLGNALGGLAVSEREIATVIAELYLSIQNIEYIRTHEPKNLKQALKIWSLLHSG; encoded by the coding sequence ATGGAAACTAGCAAGGAACCGAATTCTTCCCAACATTCTCCGGTAATCTTCGGGGTTCTGAATATCACTGAAGATTCCTTTTCGGACGGCGGAAAATTTCTTACACTTCCGGCTTCCCAGGCGAAAGCGGAATCCTTGCTTTCTGAAGGTGCGGATGTAATCGATATCGGCGCTCAGTCTTCCAATGTTCAATCGGGCTTGGTCGGGCCGGAGATTGAGTGGACTCGGATGCACGCGCTGATTCCGAAATGGATCGAGAAGAAAATGCGAATCTCCGTCGATTCCTTTCAACCGGAAGTGATTCGAAAATCCTTGGAAGCGGGGGTTGAATTTATCAATCACATTCGAGGATTTGTGGATAAACAATCGATCTACGAGGCTTCCAAGTTCGCCGGAACGGATCGAAAGTTTGTGCTTATGTATTCTCACAATCATTCGAATCGTCCGGAAACATCTTCTCACCTAACAACGGAAAATGTTATCCGCGAGATTCGGTTATTTTTCAGAGATAGAAAAAAAGAAATGTTAGAATCGGGAATTTCTCCGGATCAATTGATTTTCGATCCTGGGATGGGCTTTTTCCTGAGTCCTGATTTCCAGATCAGTTTTGAAGTTCTTAAAAAAATAAAGACCCTTCAAGAAGAATTTTCACCGATGATGGTTTCCGTTACTAAGAAATCTTTTTTAGGAAATGCGCTCGGCGGCCTAGCGGTTTCAGAGAGGGAAATCGCGACAGTGATCGCGGAGCTTTATCTGTCTATTCAGAATATTGAATATATCAGAACTCACGAGCCCAAGAATCTAAAACAAGCACTTAAAATTTGGAGTTTACTTCATTCAGGGTAA
- a CDS encoding OmpA family protein, whose amino-acid sequence MRTFSKFLFYIFLCGLSPIFSQPLPDLPEKQFGPPLNTQNDEYNPLISPDGKYIVFQSNRPGGEGGMDIWISENVQYLDREVPAEWTKPVNMNQNIREELRRAPTAGVRKPNLFNSNAFEGGISILFDANQAPSEIYFTSTLNPSVNRTGFEGLNIYRTIKDKKTGRWSDPEHLSEINSNFNDKMPAISPDGTFLIFSSDRPGGYGDFDLWISVRNSKNGTWSQPKNLGSPLNSSESEILPFIHQDGEQLYFSSNREDERKKFKIYRIFLRYKSALDNMLEDEEDVEETPVIKTTESLIPKVDQSSLLLLPKPFNSEKWEGFDNEGISFDQDGIWAYISSNRTGGEGQFDIYRFQVPESLRNSYNLNFKGLVLDGSEKTMIGLDSTLKIYDGNKPAVVITSKRIGGDLTKGKPSNFATTLQTGKIYKVEISSPGFHPQEDILDLRGNIGKDRKVYRTYVLLPIKTGEGKAEENTKKEEPPVTNNQLNTVSGLRVVVADEKTKEILQDAKVTLFTPMNRKGENLIQESDKKSFLVNKLPESDFELFAIAPKYISESVNISQKNISKNGTVTIFLKAEKDVDPIYNLRIYFEFNKTKITEENKKLLDPLVDYLVKNASDKIEIGGHTDNVASKEYNTRLSAKRARNVYEYLISKGISEKRIKARAYWYSQPDAENETETGRSKNRRVGFRKL is encoded by the coding sequence ATGCGTACTTTTTCTAAATTCTTATTCTATATATTTCTTTGCGGTCTCTCTCCAATTTTTTCACAACCACTTCCGGACTTACCGGAAAAACAATTCGGGCCTCCGCTCAACACACAAAATGACGAATACAATCCTCTGATTAGTCCGGATGGAAAGTACATCGTATTCCAATCCAATCGTCCCGGTGGCGAAGGTGGAATGGATATTTGGATCTCCGAAAACGTTCAATATCTTGATAGGGAAGTTCCGGCGGAATGGACGAAGCCTGTAAACATGAATCAAAACATTCGAGAAGAATTAAGACGAGCGCCTACCGCCGGCGTTCGTAAGCCGAACCTCTTCAACTCAAATGCGTTTGAAGGTGGAATCTCGATTTTATTCGACGCAAATCAAGCACCTTCTGAAATTTATTTTACTTCCACTCTCAATCCCTCTGTAAACCGAACAGGTTTCGAAGGTTTGAATATTTATCGTACGATCAAGGATAAAAAGACCGGACGCTGGAGCGATCCGGAGCACTTGAGCGAAATCAACTCCAACTTCAACGATAAGATGCCGGCCATTTCTCCCGATGGAACCTTTCTGATTTTTTCTTCGGATCGTCCAGGAGGTTACGGTGATTTCGATCTCTGGATTTCCGTTCGAAATAGTAAGAATGGAACCTGGTCACAACCGAAAAACTTAGGTTCTCCTCTGAATTCTTCCGAAAGCGAAATTCTTCCTTTTATTCATCAAGACGGAGAACAGCTCTATTTCAGTTCCAATCGGGAAGATGAAAGAAAGAAGTTTAAGATTTATCGAATTTTCTTAAGATACAAATCCGCGTTAGACAACATGCTCGAGGACGAAGAAGACGTCGAAGAAACGCCCGTGATAAAAACCACGGAGTCCTTAATACCCAAGGTGGATCAATCCTCTCTTCTTCTCTTACCAAAACCTTTCAATTCTGAAAAATGGGAAGGCTTTGATAACGAAGGCATTAGCTTTGATCAGGACGGAATCTGGGCCTATATTTCTTCCAATCGAACCGGCGGTGAAGGACAGTTTGATATATATCGATTTCAGGTTCCGGAATCGCTTCGAAATTCTTATAATCTCAACTTCAAAGGTCTGGTCTTAGACGGATCGGAAAAAACGATGATCGGCCTCGATTCCACGCTTAAAATTTACGACGGGAATAAGCCGGCGGTCGTTATCACCTCGAAAAGAATCGGAGGCGATCTTACTAAGGGAAAACCGTCTAACTTCGCCACTACGCTTCAAACGGGTAAAATTTATAAAGTAGAAATCAGTTCACCGGGATTCCACCCGCAAGAAGACATTCTCGATCTCCGTGGAAACATCGGAAAGGATCGAAAAGTTTATCGGACTTATGTCTTACTCCCGATCAAAACGGGAGAAGGGAAAGCGGAAGAAAATACAAAGAAAGAAGAACCTCCCGTTACTAACAATCAGCTAAACACCGTTTCAGGATTAAGAGTGGTCGTTGCCGATGAAAAGACGAAAGAAATTCTCCAAGATGCAAAAGTAACACTTTTTACACCAATGAATCGCAAAGGGGAAAATCTGATTCAAGAATCGGATAAAAAATCCTTTTTAGTAAATAAATTGCCCGAATCCGATTTCGAATTATTTGCGATTGCACCGAAATATATTTCTGAAAGTGTGAACATCAGTCAAAAAAATATTTCCAAAAATGGAACCGTTACAATTTTTCTTAAAGCCGAGAAGGACGTAGATCCGATCTATAATCTACGCATTTATTTCGAATTTAATAAAACAAAAATCACGGAAGAGAATAAAAAGTTATTAGATCCTCTTGTAGACTATCTGGTGAAAAATGCGTCCGATAAAATTGAAATTGGGGGACACACGGATAACGTTGCCTCTAAGGAATACAACACGAGGTTAAGCGCCAAAAGAGCTCGTAACGTATATGAATATCTCATTTCGAAAGGAATTTCAGAGAAGAGAATCAAAGCAAGGGCCTATTGGTATTCACAACCGGATGCAGAAAATGAAACAGAAACTGGAAGATCAAAAAACAGAAGAGTTGGTTTTCGGAAACTCTAA